GACCATGTCGTCCATGATCACGCAGGTGCGGCCTTCGACTTCACCGATGATGTTCATCACTTCGGCAACGTTCGCTTTCGGGCGGCGCTTGTCGATGATCGCGAGATCGCAATTCAGTTGTTTGGCCAATGCACGGGCACGCACCACGCCGCCGACGTCCGGCGAAACGACCAGCAGGTTCTCGTAGTTCTGCTTGCGCAGATCGCCGAGCAGCACGGGCGTAGCGTAGATGTTGTCGACCGGGATGTCGAAGAAGCCTTGAATCTGGTCGGCGTGCAGATCCATCGTAATGATCCGCTCGACACCTGCGATTTCCAGCATGTTCGCCACGATCTTCGCCGAGATTGCAACGCGCGCTGAACGCGGGCGGCGATCTTGACGGGCATAACCGAAGTACGGGATGGCTGCGGTGATCCGACCGGCGGATGCACGCTTGAGCGCATCGACCATGATCATCAGTTCCATCAGATTGTCGTTCGCCGGCGCGCAGGTGGACTGAAGGACGAAGACATCCTTGCCACGCACGTTTTCCTGAATCTCGACCTGGATTTCACCGTCCGAGAAACGGCTAACCATTGCTTTGCCGA
The sequence above is drawn from the Paraburkholderia sp. BL23I1N1 genome and encodes:
- a CDS encoding ribose-phosphate pyrophosphokinase; this translates as MSSHDGLMVFTGNANPALAQEVVKILGIPLGKAMVSRFSDGEIQVEIQENVRGKDVFVLQSTCAPANDNLMELMIMVDALKRASAGRITAAIPYFGYARQDRRPRSARVAISAKIVANMLEIAGVERIITMDLHADQIQGFFDIPVDNIYATPVLLGDLRKQNYENLLVVSPDVGGVVRARALAKQLNCDLAIIDKRRPKANVAEVMNIIGEVEGRTCVIMDDMVDTAGTLCKAAQVLKERGAKQVFAYATHPVLSGGAGERIAASALDEVVVTDTIPLGEEARSCPKIRALSSAGLLAETFSRIRRGDSVMSLFAES